One Benincasa hispida cultivar B227 chromosome 5, ASM972705v1, whole genome shotgun sequence genomic window carries:
- the LOC120078130 gene encoding non-specific lipid transfer protein GPI-anchored 31, which translates to MATAKLFLALFALPFLAVHFSAVSAAHDAPAPAVDCSSLILNMADCLSFVSNDSTTTKPQGSCCSGLKTVLKADADCLCEAFKNSAQLGVVLNVSKALSLPAACKVSAPAASNCKLSISPAGSPAVTPTASPKSTVAEAPVVNVPTAAPAPGKSAASGALVSVGAVIAAIGVALLCTV; encoded by the exons ATGGCCACCGCCAAGCTTTTTCTCGCTCTCTTCGCTCTCCCCTTCCTGGCTGTACACTTCTCCGCCGTCTCCGCCGCACATGACGCCCCAGCGCCGGCGGTGGACTGTTCTAGTCTCATCCTCAACATGGCCGACTGTCTCTCTTTCGTCTCCAACGATAGCACCACCACCAAGCCCCAAGGATCCTGCTGCTCCGGCCTCAAGACCGTCCTCAAGGCCGACGCTGACTGCCTCTGCGAGGCCTTCAAGAACAGCGCTCAATTAGGAGTCGTCCTTAACGTCTCTAAAGCCCTCTCTCTCCCTGCCGCTTGCAAAGTCTCCGCTCCCGCTGCTTCTAACTGTAAAT TGTCGATTTCTCCTGCTGGTTCTCCAG CGGTTACGCCCACAGCCTCTCCGAAATCGACGGTGGCGGAGGCGCCGGTGGTGAACGTGCCGACGGCGGCTCCGGCACCAGGAAAGTCCGCAGCGTCGGGAGCTCTGGTCTCAGTCGGAGCCGTAATCGCGGCCATCGGGGTTGCTCTGTTGTGCACTGTTTGA